The following proteins come from a genomic window of Pseudomonas putida:
- a CDS encoding fimbria/pilus outer membrane usher protein, producing MPRLDRRRHLPSRLRLAPLSPLLGAFVTLAPATSTLAETSPVTFQAGFMRQPPGQATDAGAVALQSLAAHTPLPAGRYRVALLVNLAPIEERELEFHAAANGSGLQPCLTDDVLRALDLREQALETALPEDDSCVDLATLIPQASVDFDPAQLRLSLSIPQVALRQDRSGNVPQERWDAGINAAFVNYQVSAQHSSLREGRNTSSQDLYLNSGINLGAWRLRSQQALRQGDDGTRQWSRSDTYAQRDLPGLRANLTLGETFTGSDVFRSFAFSGVRLASDQEMLSDTLQQYAPVIRGVAQTRAKIEVLRNGFPIYSSYVAPGPYAIDDLSVGAGHGELEVVVTESDGQVSRFIQPYSSLGSLLREGVWRYTGTAGRYNGAEHLDKPGFWQTTLARGGTWNSTLYGGLLASDYYRAYALGAARDFADLGALSLDVTQASTDLGGSLGQVQGHSVALRYGKSFQTRTSLRFAGYRYSTEGYRDFDEAVLQRNSASRFAGSRRSRLEASAYQTMGQSSSLSLTLSQEDYWRSDYQRRQFQLQYNTRLGDLGVNLFASQSLSERNTDSRMFGLSLSLPLDFGRRQTTRFDLQRVNGQYSERASLQGGLLDDRLSYYAALANDQNNRKSGNLSLAYQGSKASYGVGYSEGSNYRTLSLNASGSMLAHADGITFGSYMGETTALVHVPDVADLGMQNATSTRTDADGYLLVPYLRPYRVNSLVLDTDQLPPEVVIENGSQQVVPRRGAVVKARFDARRVVRMVLTLQHPDGRPLPFGADVSDEQGKSLAVVGQAGQTLLASTQQGPQHLTVRWQDDGNQHCQVAVNPQNLPLLDGFRMQTLQCLPVSVDDTKPASADDSQEHA from the coding sequence ATGCCTCGACTCGATCGGCGCAGGCACCTGCCATCACGCCTACGCCTTGCCCCGCTTTCGCCACTGCTGGGTGCCTTTGTGACCTTGGCACCCGCCACCTCCACGCTTGCCGAAACCTCACCTGTCACGTTCCAGGCAGGCTTCATGCGCCAGCCCCCCGGCCAGGCGACGGATGCCGGGGCAGTGGCGCTGCAGAGCCTGGCTGCACATACCCCGCTACCAGCAGGGCGCTATCGCGTTGCCCTGCTGGTAAACCTTGCCCCCATCGAAGAGCGGGAGCTGGAGTTCCATGCCGCTGCCAATGGTAGTGGCCTGCAACCCTGCCTGACCGACGACGTGTTGCGTGCCCTGGACCTGCGCGAGCAAGCGCTTGAGACAGCCCTGCCCGAGGATGATAGCTGTGTCGACCTGGCAACCCTGATCCCGCAGGCCAGTGTCGACTTCGACCCGGCGCAGCTGCGCCTGTCGTTGTCGATCCCACAGGTTGCCCTGCGCCAGGACCGCTCGGGCAACGTGCCGCAAGAGCGCTGGGACGCGGGCATCAATGCAGCGTTCGTCAACTATCAGGTATCGGCCCAGCACAGCAGCCTGCGCGAAGGGCGCAACACAAGCAGCCAAGACCTCTACCTGAACAGTGGGATCAACCTGGGTGCCTGGCGCCTGCGCAGCCAACAGGCACTGCGCCAGGGCGATGACGGTACACGGCAATGGAGCCGCAGCGACACCTACGCCCAGCGTGACCTGCCCGGCCTGCGCGCGAACCTCACCCTGGGCGAAACCTTTACCGGCAGCGATGTGTTTCGCAGCTTTGCTTTTTCTGGCGTGCGCCTGGCCTCCGACCAGGAGATGCTCTCCGATACCCTGCAGCAATATGCTCCGGTCATCCGCGGTGTTGCACAAACTCGGGCGAAGATCGAAGTGCTGCGCAACGGCTTCCCGATCTATTCCAGCTATGTAGCCCCGGGACCGTATGCCATCGACGACCTCAGCGTCGGTGCCGGTCACGGTGAGCTGGAGGTGGTGGTGACCGAAAGCGATGGGCAGGTCAGCCGCTTCATCCAGCCCTATTCATCGCTGGGGAGCCTGCTACGCGAAGGGGTGTGGCGCTATACGGGCACCGCTGGCCGCTACAACGGTGCCGAACACCTCGACAAGCCAGGGTTCTGGCAAACCACCCTGGCCCGCGGCGGCACCTGGAACAGCACGCTTTATGGCGGCCTGCTGGCCAGTGACTACTATCGCGCCTACGCACTGGGGGCGGCCCGCGACTTCGCTGACCTGGGTGCGTTGTCGCTGGACGTCACCCAGGCGAGCACCGACCTGGGTGGTTCGCTGGGGCAAGTGCAGGGGCACAGCGTTGCCCTGCGCTATGGCAAAAGTTTCCAGACCCGCACCAGCCTGCGCTTTGCCGGCTACCGCTACTCCACCGAGGGCTACCGCGACTTTGACGAAGCCGTCCTGCAACGCAATAGCGCTTCGCGGTTTGCCGGTAGCCGGCGCAGCCGCCTGGAAGCCTCGGCATACCAGACCATGGGCCAAAGCAGCTCGCTGAGCCTGACCCTGTCGCAAGAAGACTACTGGCGCAGCGACTACCAGCGTCGTCAGTTCCAGCTGCAGTACAACACACGCCTGGGTGACCTCGGGGTCAATCTCTTCGCTTCGCAATCACTGAGCGAACGCAATACCGACAGCAGGATGTTCGGGCTGAGCCTGAGCCTGCCACTGGACTTCGGCCGCCGGCAGACCACCCGTTTCGACCTGCAACGCGTCAACGGCCAGTATAGCGAGCGCGCCAGCCTGCAAGGCGGTTTGCTGGATGACCGCCTCAGTTACTATGCGGCGCTGGCCAACGACCAGAACAACCGCAAGAGCGGCAACCTATCGCTTGCCTACCAGGGCAGCAAGGCCAGTTATGGCGTAGGTTACAGCGAGGGCAGCAACTATCGCACCCTGTCGCTGAACGCCAGTGGCTCGATGCTGGCCCATGCCGACGGCATCACCTTCGGCAGCTACATGGGGGAGACCACGGCGCTTGTACACGTACCCGACGTCGCCGATCTCGGCATGCAGAATGCCACTTCGACACGGACAGATGCCGATGGATACCTGCTGGTCCCATACCTGCGCCCCTATCGGGTCAATTCACTGGTACTCGACACCGACCAACTGCCCCCCGAAGTGGTCATCGAAAATGGCAGCCAGCAAGTGGTTCCACGCCGAGGTGCAGTGGTCAAGGCCCGCTTCGACGCACGCCGGGTGGTGCGCATGGTGCTCACGCTGCAACACCCCGACGGCCGCCCACTGCCGTTCGGCGCCGACGTCAGCGATGAGCAAGGCAAGTCACTGGCCGTGGTCGGCCAGGCTGGGCAAACCCTGCTGGCAAGCACCCAGCAAGGTCCGCAACACCTGACGGTACGCTGGCAGGACGACGGTAATCAACACTGCCAGGTTGCGGTGAACCCGCAGAACCTGCCACTGCTCGATGGCTTCCGCATGCAAACGCTGCAATGCCTGCCCGTATCGGTTGACGACACCAAACCGGCATCTGCCGACGACTCACAGGAACACGCCTAA
- a CDS encoding fimbrial protein: MTPPHTRRLRLLALTLCNLMPWLAATSAQANCSWGAGSATYMTFKNQKVSFSIPRDAPVGTLIGEASLYAKNDQGATLTCFYNAATPVTARLPNSAPPFVGSLPLMGNKNVDGMVMQTNIKGVGVAIDLGFPFNGSADNTFTPDAGTGIPYTGTMTKPTSFSLPLDAIRGKASFIKIGDIDPGPQEVDVEVFHGFIHDLGKVMDYKVQATITRAQCSLAGNQVNPGLVNMGEYSIDDFKGVGTPLNSVPFQITLNNCVDSSAPGTKRADIHLMLDTSQGSVPIDPTEGVFSILPGSGSADGVGIQILHSDNTTPMPLQSEQLIKELDIGQTVLHFNARYVQTEARVTPGVAAGALNFTVHYR; encoded by the coding sequence ATGACCCCGCCCCACACCCGCCGCCTGCGCCTGCTTGCCTTAACCCTCTGCAACCTCATGCCCTGGCTGGCGGCGACCAGCGCGCAGGCCAACTGCAGCTGGGGCGCCGGCAGCGCAACCTACATGACCTTCAAAAACCAGAAGGTCAGTTTTTCGATCCCGCGCGATGCACCCGTCGGGACGCTCATCGGCGAGGCCAGTCTATACGCTAAAAATGACCAAGGGGCGACCTTGACCTGCTTCTATAACGCTGCCACCCCAGTCACTGCCAGGCTGCCCAACAGCGCACCACCGTTCGTCGGCAGCCTGCCCCTCATGGGCAACAAGAACGTGGATGGCATGGTGATGCAGACCAACATCAAGGGCGTGGGCGTTGCCATCGATCTTGGCTTCCCCTTCAATGGCAGTGCCGACAACACCTTCACGCCCGACGCAGGCACTGGCATCCCCTACACAGGGACCATGACCAAGCCGACCTCGTTTAGCCTGCCACTGGACGCAATCCGCGGCAAGGCCAGCTTCATCAAGATTGGCGATATCGACCCTGGGCCGCAAGAGGTCGACGTGGAGGTGTTTCATGGTTTCATCCATGACTTAGGCAAAGTCATGGATTACAAGGTCCAGGCCACCATCACCCGCGCGCAGTGCTCCCTGGCAGGAAACCAGGTGAATCCCGGCCTTGTGAACATGGGGGAATACAGCATCGATGACTTCAAGGGGGTCGGCACGCCCCTAAATTCCGTTCCATTCCAGATCACCCTCAACAACTGCGTGGACAGCAGTGCCCCGGGTACCAAGCGTGCGGATATCCATCTGATGCTGGATACCAGCCAAGGCTCAGTCCCCATCGACCCCACCGAAGGCGTGTTCAGCATACTCCCGGGATCAGGCAGCGCCGACGGCGTCGGCATCCAGATACTGCACAGCGACAACACTACACCGATGCCCCTGCAGTCCGAGCAGTTGATCAAGGAACTGGATATTGGCCAAACCGTGCTGCATTTCAATGCCCGCTACGTGCAGACCGAGGCCCGGGTGACACCTGGCGTGGCCGCTGGCGCGCTGAACTTCACCGTTCACTACCGTTGA
- a CDS encoding GAF domain-containing protein, with amino-acid sequence MIDLNASGAGLDGYNLLAAQVQALFADERDFIANAAQFSAFLYNQVDDLNWAGFYLNRNEELVLGPFQGQVACVRIPFSKGVCGAAAATRQTQRVEDVHAFPGHIACDSASNSELVIPLVKDGRLIGVLDLDSPTVGRFSEADQVGLERLAAIFLALTDC; translated from the coding sequence ATGATCGACCTCAATGCCAGTGGCGCCGGCCTCGACGGCTACAACCTGCTGGCGGCGCAAGTGCAGGCGCTGTTCGCCGACGAGCGTGACTTCATCGCCAACGCCGCGCAGTTTTCGGCGTTTCTGTATAACCAGGTGGACGACCTGAACTGGGCGGGGTTCTACCTCAACCGCAACGAAGAGCTGGTGCTGGGCCCGTTCCAGGGCCAGGTGGCGTGTGTGCGCATTCCGTTCAGTAAAGGTGTGTGCGGGGCCGCGGCGGCAACGCGGCAAACCCAGCGGGTCGAGGATGTACATGCATTCCCGGGCCACATTGCCTGTGACAGTGCCTCCAACAGCGAGCTGGTGATCCCGTTGGTGAAGGACGGCAGGTTGATTGGCGTGCTGGACCTGGACAGCCCGACGGTCGGGCGGTTCAGCGAGGCGGACCAGGTGGGGCTGGAGCGGTTGGCGGCGATCTTTCTGGCGTTGACTGACTGCTGA
- a CDS encoding DUF815 domain-containing protein — MDARLIAFLDRAESVLARLEPLLPAQRPHIDWGTTLAARWQRDGRSGYLLPLDVSLDIRLTDLIGVDKQRDQLGRNTHQFINGLPANHALLWGSRGTGKSSLVRALLAEHASAGLRLIEIERDHLADLPRVVEQLQKLPQRFILFCDDLSFEAGEGDYRVLKSVLDGSLEQAPDNVLLYATSNRRHLVPEKESDNENWKRVDGELHPSEAVEDKIALSDRFGLWLSFYPFTQDHFLNVVEHWIGQLAQPAGLVWQRTEELDILAVRWATGRGNRNGRCAYQFARYWVGLQLLEQK; from the coding sequence ATGGACGCTCGCTTGATCGCTTTTCTGGACCGCGCCGAATCGGTACTGGCGCGCCTTGAACCCCTGTTGCCGGCACAACGCCCGCACATCGACTGGGGCACCACACTGGCCGCGCGCTGGCAGCGTGATGGCCGCAGCGGCTACCTGCTGCCGCTGGACGTCAGCCTGGACATTCGCCTGACCGACCTGATCGGCGTCGACAAACAGCGCGACCAGCTGGGCCGCAACACCCACCAGTTCATCAACGGCCTGCCGGCCAACCACGCGCTGCTGTGGGGCTCGCGCGGTACCGGCAAGTCGTCGCTGGTACGTGCCTTGCTGGCTGAGCACGCCAGCGCCGGCCTGCGCCTGATCGAAATCGAACGTGACCACCTGGCCGACCTGCCACGGGTGGTCGAGCAACTGCAGAAGCTGCCGCAACGCTTCATCCTGTTCTGCGACGACCTGTCGTTCGAAGCCGGGGAGGGCGACTACCGGGTGCTCAAGAGCGTGCTCGACGGCTCGCTGGAGCAAGCCCCGGACAATGTGCTGCTGTACGCCACCTCCAACCGCCGCCACCTGGTGCCCGAGAAGGAAAGCGACAACGAGAACTGGAAGCGTGTCGACGGCGAACTGCACCCCAGTGAAGCAGTGGAGGACAAGATTGCCCTGTCTGACCGTTTTGGCCTGTGGCTGTCGTTCTACCCGTTCACCCAGGACCATTTCCTGAATGTTGTGGAGCACTGGATTGGCCAGTTGGCACAACCTGCGGGCCTTGTGTGGCAGCGCACCGAAGAACTCGACATCCTCGCCGTGCGCTGGGCCACCGGCCGCGGCAACCGTAATGGCCGTTGTGCCTATCAGTTCGCCCGCTACTGGGTCGGGCTGCAATTGCTGGAGCAAAAATAA
- a CDS encoding response regulator, giving the protein MLAQRKERETGSGLMDIKFTNRLSYKQARLTVLVGFILGTLLSLIQIGIDYASEDASINREVNALLQISHNPASRIAYNIDSELALELTRGLLQSPAVIRARLIDNNETVLADVERPKLQDRYRPLSDFLFGEQRQFKERLYLTHMPEQYLGTLYLDIDTFAFGSRFLDRAGITLLNGFARSLVLTGILLALFYMMLTKPLVTVIGALSGRDPRNPRQTRLECPHGHEHDEIGVLVKVANQQFVSMATEIEQRRTAENRLTQYLNELEDIVSARTNELKASNSSLSLSNQELEQARSRALDMAQARAAFLANMSHEIRTPLNGMLGMIALALDNPLPSEQRQQLAIAHDSGKVLVELLNDILDLSKFDAGQLELERIAFDMGSMVEDTANLLSQNTAQSVELTCLIASDFPSSVLGDPTRVRQIVSNLLSNALKFTRFGRVDVRLAAIVGGVRLEVRDTGIGIPEDAQARIFQPFTQAGAGITRQYGGTGLGLALTRNLCKAMQGHLHIRSEPGFGSCFTAELPLTVHTEAIPPAPLHGRVAALSAAGSGLSELLQHLLPAWGLTYQRHDRCATLDAEAIDLLITDDVEHLFELRPALKTPILLVTAYGNFLPNEQSLALAPLHQLARPLARNALYQTLRRTLQGHEPEHPLAIPAITQEQGRARILLVEDNPVNQLVAKGMLAKLGCQVQLATQGAEALELLAREEFDLVLMDCNMPVMDGYEASRRIRQSGRWPELPIVALTANAMPEERERCRAAGMNDYLAKPFRREELLALVDHWVPFSG; this is encoded by the coding sequence ATGCTTGCGCAGCGCAAGGAACGGGAAACCGGCTCGGGACTCATGGATATCAAGTTCACCAATCGCCTGTCATACAAGCAAGCCCGGTTGACAGTCCTGGTCGGCTTCATCCTGGGAACATTGCTCAGTCTCATCCAGATCGGCATCGATTATGCCAGCGAAGACGCGTCCATCAACCGTGAAGTGAACGCGCTGCTGCAAATCAGCCACAACCCGGCCTCGCGCATCGCTTACAACATCGACTCGGAACTGGCGCTGGAGCTGACACGCGGCCTGCTGCAGTCGCCGGCCGTCATCCGCGCACGGCTGATCGACAACAACGAAACGGTACTGGCCGATGTCGAGCGGCCCAAGCTGCAAGACCGCTACCGGCCACTCAGCGACTTCCTGTTCGGCGAGCAGCGGCAGTTCAAGGAGCGCCTGTACCTGACCCACATGCCAGAGCAATACCTGGGCACCCTGTATCTGGACATCGACACCTTCGCCTTCGGCAGCCGCTTTCTCGACCGTGCCGGCATTACCCTGCTCAATGGTTTCGCCCGCAGCCTGGTGCTCACCGGCATCTTGCTGGCGCTGTTCTACATGATGCTGACCAAGCCGCTGGTGACGGTGATCGGCGCACTCAGCGGCCGCGACCCGCGCAACCCCCGGCAAACGCGCCTGGAATGCCCCCACGGACACGAGCATGACGAAATCGGCGTGCTGGTGAAGGTCGCCAACCAGCAGTTCGTCAGCATGGCCACCGAGATTGAACAGCGGCGCACCGCGGAAAACCGCCTGACCCAGTACCTGAACGAGCTGGAAGACATTGTGTCGGCACGCACCAACGAGCTCAAGGCCAGCAACAGCAGCCTGAGCCTGTCCAACCAGGAGCTGGAACAAGCCCGCAGCCGAGCGCTGGACATGGCCCAGGCACGCGCCGCCTTCCTGGCCAACATGAGCCACGAAATCCGCACCCCGCTCAACGGCATGCTCGGCATGATCGCCCTGGCACTGGACAACCCGCTGCCCAGCGAGCAACGCCAGCAACTGGCTATCGCCCATGACTCGGGCAAGGTGCTGGTAGAGCTGCTGAACGATATTCTCGACTTGTCCAAGTTCGATGCCGGCCAACTGGAACTGGAACGCATTGCGTTCGACATGGGCTCAATGGTGGAAGACACCGCCAACCTGCTGTCGCAGAACACCGCGCAAAGCGTGGAGCTGACCTGCCTGATCGCCAGCGACTTCCCCAGCAGCGTGCTTGGCGACCCCACGCGTGTGCGGCAGATCGTCAGCAACCTGCTGTCCAACGCGCTGAAGTTCACCCGCTTCGGCCGCGTCGATGTGCGCTTGGCGGCCATTGTCGGCGGTGTGCGTCTGGAGGTACGGGATACCGGCATCGGCATCCCCGAAGACGCCCAGGCGCGCATCTTCCAGCCTTTCACCCAGGCCGGTGCCGGCATCACCCGCCAGTACGGTGGCACCGGCCTGGGCCTGGCGCTGACGCGCAACCTGTGCAAGGCCATGCAGGGCCACCTGCACATTCGCTCCGAGCCGGGCTTTGGCAGTTGTTTTACCGCCGAGTTGCCGTTGACCGTGCACACCGAAGCCATCCCGCCAGCGCCCTTGCATGGCCGCGTGGCAGCATTGAGTGCAGCCGGCAGCGGGCTCAGTGAACTGTTGCAGCACTTGCTTCCCGCCTGGGGCCTGACCTACCAGCGCCATGACAGATGCGCCACGCTGGATGCCGAAGCGATCGACCTGTTGATCACCGACGACGTCGAGCACCTGTTCGAGCTGCGCCCGGCATTGAAAACCCCGATTCTGCTGGTAACTGCCTACGGCAACTTCCTGCCCAACGAGCAGTCCTTGGCTTTGGCCCCGCTGCACCAGCTAGCCCGGCCATTGGCACGCAACGCCTTGTACCAGACCCTGCGCCGCACCTTGCAAGGCCATGAGCCCGAACACCCGCTGGCCATCCCGGCCATTACCCAGGAGCAAGGCCGTGCGAGGATTCTGCTGGTAGAGGACAACCCGGTGAACCAGCTGGTGGCCAAGGGCATGCTGGCCAAGCTCGGCTGCCAGGTGCAACTGGCCACCCAGGGCGCGGAGGCCCTTGAGCTGCTGGCGCGTGAGGAATTCGACCTGGTGCTGATGGACTGCAACATGCCGGTGATGGACGGCTACGAGGCCAGCCGGCGCATCCGCCAAAGCGGCCGCTGGCCCGAGTTGCCGATCGTTGCCCTCACCGCCAACGCCATGCCCGAAGAGCGCGAACGCTGCCGGGCGGCGGGCATGAACGACTACCTGGCCAAGCCATTCCGCCGCGAAGAGCTACTGGCCTTGGTCGACCATTGGGTGCCCTTCAGCGGCTGA
- a CDS encoding glutathione peroxidase gives MAASILDIPCVTLGGEHKKLGDFPGKVLLVVNTASQCGFTPQYKGLEQLWQAYRDRGLVVLGFPCNQFGKQEPGDAREIAQFCERNFGVTFPLFRKVEVNGPGAHPLFVELKRRGPGILGSQKIKWNFTKFLVDPASGQVKRYAPTTKPQALEADIERLLSR, from the coding sequence ATGGCTGCATCGATACTGGACATCCCCTGCGTGACCCTGGGCGGCGAGCACAAGAAGCTCGGCGACTTCCCGGGCAAGGTACTGTTGGTGGTCAATACCGCCAGCCAGTGCGGTTTTACCCCGCAGTACAAGGGCCTGGAACAACTGTGGCAGGCCTACCGTGACCGTGGCCTGGTGGTACTGGGCTTTCCGTGCAACCAGTTCGGCAAGCAGGAACCTGGCGATGCGCGGGAAATTGCGCAGTTCTGCGAGCGTAATTTCGGCGTGACTTTCCCGCTGTTTCGCAAGGTCGAGGTCAACGGCCCGGGCGCTCACCCTCTGTTCGTTGAGCTCAAGCGGCGCGGCCCGGGCATTCTGGGTAGCCAGAAGATCAAGTGGAACTTCACCAAGTTTCTGGTCGACCCGGCCAGTGGCCAGGTCAAGCGCTATGCCCCCACCACCAAGCCACAGGCCCTTGAGGCGGACATCGAGCGTTTGCTCAGCCGCTGA
- the msrB gene encoding peptide-methionine (R)-S-oxide reductase MsrB, translating to MKKIEKTLDEWRSMLDPEQYQVCRLKGTERPFSGKYNSERRDGIYHCICCGLALFDAQTKFDSGCGWPSFYAPIEDSAMIEIRDTSHGMIRTEVTCARCDAHLGHVFPDGPPPTGLRYCINSVCIDLRPRD from the coding sequence ATGAAAAAGATCGAAAAAACCCTGGACGAATGGCGGTCGATGCTCGACCCCGAGCAGTACCAGGTATGCCGCCTCAAGGGCACCGAACGGCCATTTAGCGGCAAGTACAACAGCGAGCGCCGCGACGGTATCTATCACTGCATCTGCTGCGGCCTGGCGCTGTTCGATGCGCAGACCAAGTTCGACTCTGGCTGCGGTTGGCCAAGCTTCTACGCCCCGATCGAGGACAGCGCGATGATCGAGATCCGCGACACGTCCCACGGCATGATCCGCACCGAGGTCACCTGCGCCCGTTGCGACGCGCACCTGGGGCATGTGTTCCCTGACGGCCCGCCACCGACCGGCCTGCGCTACTGCATCAACTCGGTGTGCATCGACCTGCGCCCGCGCGACTGA
- a CDS encoding aminotransferase class I/II-fold pyridoxal phosphate-dependent enzyme, which translates to MQFSKSNKLANVCYDIRGPVLKHAKRLEEEGHRILKLNIGNPAPFGFEAPDEILQDVIRNLPTAQGYSDSKGLFSARKAVMQYCQQKEIEGVTIEDIYLGNGVSELIVMSMQALLNNGDEVLIPAPDYPLWTAAVSLAGGKPVHYLCDEQADWFPDLEDIKAKITPNTKALVIINPNNPTGAVYSKELLLGMLELARQHNLVVFSDEIYDKILYDEAVHISTASLAPDLLCLTFNGLSKSYRVAGFRSGWLIISGPKHHAHSYIEGIDMLANMRLCANVPAQHAIQTALGGYQSINDLVLPPGRLLEQRNRTYELLNDIPGVSCVKPMGALYAFPRIDPKVCPILNDEKFALDLLLSEKLLIVQGTAFNWPWPDHFRVVTLPRVDDLEAAIGRIGNFLKGYSQ; encoded by the coding sequence ATGCAGTTCAGCAAATCGAACAAGCTCGCCAATGTCTGCTACGACATTCGCGGCCCAGTGCTCAAGCACGCCAAACGCCTGGAGGAGGAAGGCCACCGCATCCTCAAGCTGAACATCGGCAACCCGGCGCCGTTTGGCTTCGAGGCGCCTGATGAAATCCTTCAGGATGTGATCCGCAACCTGCCCACCGCACAGGGCTACAGCGACTCCAAAGGCCTGTTCAGCGCGCGCAAGGCGGTGATGCAGTACTGCCAGCAGAAAGAAATCGAAGGCGTCACCATCGAGGACATCTACCTGGGTAATGGTGTGTCCGAGCTGATCGTCATGTCGATGCAGGCACTGCTCAACAACGGCGACGAAGTTCTGATCCCGGCCCCCGACTACCCGCTGTGGACAGCCGCCGTGAGCCTGGCCGGCGGCAAGCCGGTGCACTACCTGTGCGACGAGCAGGCCGACTGGTTCCCCGACCTTGAGGACATCAAGGCGAAGATCACCCCGAACACCAAGGCGCTGGTGATCATCAACCCGAACAACCCGACCGGCGCCGTCTATTCCAAAGAGCTGCTGCTGGGCATGCTGGAGCTGGCCCGCCAGCACAACCTGGTGGTGTTCTCAGACGAGATCTACGACAAGATCCTGTACGATGAAGCTGTGCACATCAGCACCGCCTCGCTGGCCCCGGACCTGCTGTGCCTGACCTTCAACGGCTTGTCCAAGTCGTACCGGGTGGCGGGCTTCCGCTCTGGCTGGCTGATCATCTCCGGGCCCAAGCACCACGCACACAGCTACATCGAAGGCATCGACATGCTGGCCAACATGCGCCTGTGCGCCAACGTGCCGGCCCAGCATGCCATCCAGACCGCGCTGGGCGGATACCAGAGCATCAACGACCTGGTGCTGCCACCGGGGCGCCTGCTGGAGCAGCGCAACCGCACCTACGAACTGCTCAACGATATCCCCGGGGTCAGCTGCGTGAAGCCGATGGGGGCGCTGTATGCGTTCCCGCGGATCGACCCGAAGGTTTGCCCGATTCTCAACGACGAGAAGTTCGCCCTTGACCTGCTGCTGTCGGAGAAACTGCTGATCGTACAGGGGACGGCGTTCAACTGGCCGTGGCCGGACCACTTCCGCGTGGTGACCTTGCCGCGGGTGGATGACCTGGAAGCGGCAATTGGCCGGATCGGCAATTTCCTGAAGGGGTATTCGCAGTAG